The nucleotide sequence TCCTTTCTCATGCCAGAAAGAATTCGAATCGGTTAGCGATCGCACACCCCCAAGCGGCACTTAGCTCGCCATCTGCTCGCGACGGCGCGAGGTATCTGGAGCGTCGATTGCCACCGGAACGGTACGAACTTGGCCCATGGCTCTGGTGACCTCACTGAAGCGGGCTTTCGCATCCGACCAGTTCTGCATGAAATCAAACAGCTCCCGCAGCGCCGGTGCAATCTCTCGATAGGCGGCAAGGGCGGCGACAAGCGCCCCGAGCGACAACTGCCCTCGGACAACGAGGTAGCCCCCGATCGTGAAGAAAAAGAACGGCGTCAGATTGGATGTGTAATTGTACAGGCCCTTGATCCTGCCCTTGAGATCGTTGATCTCGACCCGGATCGTTTCGAGGACAGCGGTCGTTCGCATTTGATGGCGCAAGACAGACAGGTTTGCCCGCGTGGCTACTGGATGCGGACCATTGGCGCCAGAAGCCGGGACCTCTGCGACCATGAGGCCGCCAAGCTTGCGGGTCGAACGGACCCTGTCACGCACCTTTGCGTTGAGTCGCTTCTGCAAGCCCGGCAAGAACGTAAGCTGCAGAGGCAACATCAGCAGTGCCGCCAGAGCTAAGGCCGGGTTCTGCATCAGCAGGAACAGGATACTCGTCAGCAAGGCGCCGCCTTGAATGACGGGAACCACGGCAAGGCTTCCGCCAAAATACCCGATAGGTTCGACTTCCTGGACAACCACTGCGGAGAGATGCGCCCGCTGTTCCGCACTCGTCCCTGCGCGGGCGCGACGCAAGACTCCCAACCGTAGCCGGCGAACTAGCCGCTCACTCACGCGACCACGAATCCGCATG is from Bosea sp. AS-1 and encodes:
- a CDS encoding multidrug ABC transporter ATPase codes for the protein MTALFQFIHDLGHRIMGLDYPHGHWLINVAAALLFVVAPAWTLWIAVRFTYRRFNAKRRRHARFVAATSRVPEQPVSREREHSLETYIIRATARPQAKLVIISILTLPTAWLLLEIPKHIINHALSDAGDSGHVDMTLFGLPLDRMTLLFALCAGYLGTLTLNGLIKYAAMRIRGRVSERLVRRLRLGVLRRARAGTSAEQRAHLSAVVVQEVEPIGYFGGSLAVVPVIQGGALLTSILFLLMQNPALALAALLMLPLQLTFLPGLQKRLNAKVRDRVRSTRKLGGLMVAEVPASGANGPHPVATRANLSVLRHQMRTTAVLETIRVEINDLKGRIKGLYNYTSNLTPFFFFTIGGYLVVRGQLSLGALVAALAAYREIAPALRELFDFMQNWSDAKARFSEVTRAMGQVRTVPVAIDAPDTSRRREQMAS